One genomic window of bacterium Scap17 includes the following:
- the pyrE gene encoding orotate phosphoribosyltransferase produces MQDYQREFIEFAIEQDVLRFGEFTLKSGRVSPYFFNAGLFRSGQALARLGRFYARAIVESGLQADVLFGPAYKGIPLGAVTAVALADHHDRDMPFTFNRKEAKTHGEGGSLVGAPLEGRVMIIDDVITAGTAIGEVMEIIHAESAKAAGVVIALDRQERAPDGEGGLKANSAIQEVEARFSMPVVSIVTLDQVLEYLEQYAQQELSGHAVAIRDYRAQYGLQGA; encoded by the coding sequence ATGCAGGACTACCAGCGGGAGTTCATTGAGTTTGCCATCGAGCAGGACGTGCTGCGGTTTGGCGAGTTTACGCTCAAGTCCGGGCGGGTGAGCCCCTACTTCTTCAATGCTGGTCTATTCCGCTCCGGACAGGCCCTGGCGCGTCTGGGACGCTTCTATGCGCGTGCCATCGTCGAATCAGGCCTGCAGGCCGATGTGCTGTTCGGTCCGGCGTACAAGGGTATCCCGCTGGGTGCCGTGACGGCCGTGGCGCTGGCTGACCATCATGATCGAGACATGCCGTTCACCTTCAATCGCAAGGAAGCCAAGACCCACGGTGAAGGGGGCTCGTTGGTCGGCGCGCCCCTCGAAGGCCGCGTGATGATCATCGATGATGTCATCACCGCCGGCACCGCCATCGGCGAAGTGATGGAGATCATCCACGCCGAGAGTGCCAAGGCGGCGGGCGTCGTGATCGCACTGGACCGCCAGGAGCGCGCTCCCGATGGTGAGGGAGGCCTGAAGGCGAACAGCGCCATTCAGGAAGTGGAGGCACGTTTCTCCATGCCCGTGGTCAGTATCGTGACGCTCGACCAGGTGCTCGAATATCTGGAACAATACGCACAGCAGGAACTGTCTGGGCATGCGGTCGCGATTCGCGACTATC